AACAGCCTGCTGTAATTCATCGgcattaatatcaattatttttgcCTTCATTCTGTTTAATCCGCTATTCCACCTTGACTTCATACTTTCTATTAAACTCTTATCAGCTTCGTCGTCAAAGAAGTCGTTATACCTTTTTCTAGACTGCAACCCAAGTATAGAATCATTCCCTCCGAATGTATTATTGAATGTGGCCGAGAAACTTTCATTATATGAAGAACCTAACATTGTTGAATCCACGGCCATACGCATAATGTTCCCTGCATGGCATGCTAAATGATCATAATCAGATCCCATTTCCAtactttcttcttctggatCATCATGTCTTATGACACTTGTTTTTTCAGTTGTGTATTTAATAGGTAAGTTAAGGAATTCTGCTTTATCCATCTTGACGGCTTTCAGCTTAgcaagaagaatattcGATTTCTTACCTGATGCATCTCCAATATCTGACACAGGAGTAGATTGAAGTAGATTtgttgaattcttcttttttgaagaagcagaagatgaaaaaaagaTTGTCTTATTAGGTATTGGAGTCTTGTAAATAGATGATGGCTGAGTCTGAAGATTATTAGTTTCACTGacattttcttct
This is a stretch of genomic DNA from Debaryomyces hansenii CBS767 chromosome G complete sequence. It encodes these proteins:
- a CDS encoding DEHA2G01958p (no similarity); protein product: MSVKFNVHTSVNLGYNFPSIDESDIDFASHLPRDALLNKNLRLDMLPHAKESYYSKSPITKCYDTKISNNGINVSPLYEILAENQENIDNYQLELPFTRDSTNNSKTDSKPNDTEAKNRGIKRQRQTIEENVSETNNLQTQPSSIYKTPIPNKTIFFSSSASSKKKNSTNLLQSTPVSDIGDASGKKSNILLAKSKAVKMDKAEFLNLPIKYTTEKTSVIRHDDPEEESMEMGSDYDHLACHAGNIMRMAVDSTMLGSSYNESFSATFNNTFGGNDSILGLQSRKRYNDFFDDEADKSLIESMKSRWNSGLNRMKAKIIDINADELQQAVQAD